One region of Endozoicomonas sp. Mp262 genomic DNA includes:
- a CDS encoding MerR family transcriptional regulator, giving the protein MLENELRTSELPVIPDKRYFTIGEVSELCRVKTHVLRYWEQEFRQLNPVRRGNRRYYRRNDVILIRQIRNLLYDQRFTIDGARCQLEGRKKTQEYDIKHYQQIIRQIIAGLEDVLDTLDGIPTSSLSGQRQE; this is encoded by the coding sequence ATGCTGGAGAACGAACTCAGGACGAGTGAACTTCCGGTAATACCCGATAAACGCTATTTCACCATTGGTGAAGTCAGTGAGCTTTGTCGGGTTAAAACTCATGTACTGCGTTATTGGGAACAGGAATTCAGACAGCTAAACCCGGTGCGGCGAGGTAACCGACGGTACTATCGCCGCAATGATGTCATTCTTATCCGCCAGATCCGCAATCTCTTATACGACCAGCGTTTTACTATTGATGGAGCCCGTTGTCAGTTAGAAGGCAGGAAAAAAACGCAGGAATACGATATCAAGCACTACCAGCAAATTATCCGCCAGATCATTGCCGGGCTGGAGGATGTGCTGGATACCTTGGATGGGATTCCCACATCATCATTATCAGGCCAGAGACAAGAGTAG
- the pheT gene encoding phenylalanine--tRNA ligase subunit beta — translation MKFSEQWLRQWVNIEAGTQELVDKITMAGLEVDGVEPVAAPFSGIVVGEIVACEQHPDADKLRVTKVSTGSEEFQVVCGAPNARVGLKAPFATIGAVLPGNFKIKKAKLRGVESFGMLCAEEEMGMAESSDGLMELPADAPVGQDIREYLKLDDSIIDVDLTPNRGDCLGIIGLAREVSANFLADVTEEAAVEVPVDSEATFAVNVVAKEACPRYVGRVINNVDVSKPAPLWLVERLRRSGIRSIDPVVDVTNYVMLELGQPMHGFDLEKLSGSIQVRMANSGEKLVLLDGQEVELNDKTLVIADEQKALAIAGVMGGEGSGVNAATRHIFLESAFFSPINVAGKARSYGLHTDSSHRFERGVDFQLQHRAIERATSLILEICGGEAGPVTETVSEGNLPELREVKLRSEKVTSLLGVAIEDSHIEALLTRLGLKMEVIAGTESKEWKVSVPSWRFDIAIEEDLVEELGRIYGYNNLPVTTPTALLKMKQVDEAQVQESDLRRILVSRGYQEAVSFSFIDPQLHQLFDPEHKPVALANPIASDLSVMRTSLLPGLVKTVAYNLNRQQSRVRLFETGLTFIQEGETFKQNAIKQDMKLAAVMTGSRQPEGWTGASDKADFYDLKGDVEALFNLGGALNGFRFDRGEHPAMHPGQCAAIYKGDKIIGHMGAIHPSLAKKMGVPAELYLVELCLNAVINGLVTCFEPLSKFPEVRRDLALTVADSVAADSLCQVIREVSAELLKDVRVFDVYAGKGIEEGYKSLALGLTLQHPSRTLKDEEVNQLIEGVVVRLEQDFNASLRK, via the coding sequence GGTCTCGAAGTGGATGGGGTTGAGCCGGTAGCGGCACCCTTCTCCGGTATCGTGGTGGGTGAAATTGTAGCCTGTGAACAGCATCCCGATGCGGATAAGCTGCGGGTCACCAAGGTGAGCACCGGCTCTGAAGAGTTTCAGGTGGTCTGTGGTGCCCCTAACGCCCGGGTGGGTCTGAAGGCACCTTTTGCCACTATCGGTGCCGTTCTGCCAGGTAATTTTAAAATCAAAAAGGCCAAGCTCCGTGGTGTTGAATCCTTTGGTATGTTGTGTGCTGAAGAAGAGATGGGTATGGCCGAATCCTCTGACGGTTTGATGGAGTTGCCAGCGGATGCGCCTGTGGGTCAGGATATTCGTGAATACCTGAAGCTGGATGACAGCATTATTGATGTGGATTTGACCCCTAACAGAGGTGACTGTCTGGGTATTATCGGCCTGGCTCGGGAGGTCAGTGCTAATTTCCTGGCGGATGTTACTGAAGAAGCGGCTGTTGAAGTACCTGTAGACAGTGAGGCAACCTTTGCTGTTAATGTGGTGGCCAAAGAAGCCTGCCCTCGCTATGTAGGACGTGTGATCAACAATGTTGATGTCAGCAAGCCTGCCCCTCTGTGGCTGGTTGAGCGTCTGCGTCGCTCCGGTATTCGTTCCATTGATCCGGTGGTGGATGTCACCAACTATGTCATGCTGGAGCTGGGTCAGCCTATGCATGGCTTTGATCTGGAGAAGCTTTCAGGCTCTATTCAGGTGCGTATGGCTAATTCCGGTGAAAAGCTGGTGTTGCTGGATGGCCAGGAAGTTGAACTCAATGATAAAACCCTGGTGATTGCTGATGAGCAAAAAGCCTTGGCTATTGCCGGTGTCATGGGTGGTGAAGGCTCTGGTGTCAATGCAGCAACCCGTCATATCTTCCTGGAAAGTGCCTTCTTTAGCCCAATCAACGTTGCCGGCAAGGCGCGTTCCTACGGTCTGCACACCGACTCATCCCACCGTTTTGAGCGTGGTGTAGACTTCCAGCTGCAGCATCGGGCCATTGAACGTGCCACGTCACTGATTCTCGAAATCTGTGGTGGTGAAGCAGGGCCTGTTACCGAAACGGTCAGCGAAGGGAATCTGCCAGAACTGAGAGAGGTTAAGCTGCGCTCTGAAAAAGTGACCTCCCTGCTGGGTGTGGCCATTGAAGACAGTCATATCGAAGCACTGCTCACCCGTCTGGGCCTGAAAATGGAGGTGATTGCGGGTACTGAAAGCAAGGAATGGAAGGTCTCTGTTCCCAGCTGGCGTTTTGATATCGCTATTGAAGAAGATCTGGTGGAAGAGCTGGGTCGGATTTATGGCTATAACAACCTGCCGGTCACTACACCTACAGCCCTGTTAAAGATGAAGCAGGTGGATGAGGCGCAGGTTCAGGAATCTGATCTTCGTCGTATATTGGTGAGTCGTGGCTATCAGGAAGCGGTTTCCTTCAGCTTTATTGATCCCCAGCTGCATCAACTGTTTGATCCTGAGCACAAGCCGGTTGCGCTGGCAAATCCCATTGCAAGCGACCTCTCTGTGATGAGAACGTCTTTGCTGCCAGGTCTGGTAAAGACCGTTGCCTATAACCTGAATCGACAGCAAAGCCGGGTGCGGTTGTTTGAAACCGGCCTGACCTTTATTCAGGAAGGGGAAACCTTTAAGCAGAATGCCATTAAGCAGGATATGAAACTGGCTGCGGTGATGACTGGTAGTCGTCAGCCTGAAGGCTGGACAGGTGCTTCTGATAAAGCGGATTTCTATGACCTGAAAGGCGATGTCGAGGCACTGTTTAACCTGGGTGGTGCATTGAATGGTTTCCGTTTTGACCGGGGTGAGCATCCGGCCATGCATCCCGGCCAATGTGCAGCGATCTATAAAGGCGATAAAATTATTGGTCATATGGGGGCCATTCATCCCTCCCTGGCTAAGAAAATGGGCGTTCCGGCAGAGCTGTATCTGGTAGAACTTTGCCTGAATGCTGTGATTAATGGCCTGGTTACCTGTTTTGAGCCACTGTCCAAGTTCCCTGAAGTTCGCCGTGACCTGGCATTGACTGTAGCAGACAGTGTTGCTGCCGATAGTTTATGTCAGGTTATTCGAGAAGTGAGCGCTGAGCTCCTCAAAGATGTGCGTGTTTTTGATGTTTATGCCGGAAAAGGCATTGAAGAAGGTTATAAGAGTCTTGCTTTGGGCTTGACCTTACAACATCCTTCCCGCACTCTAAAAGATGAGGAGGTGAACCAGCTTATAGAGGGGGTTGTTGTCAGGCTGGAACAGGATTTCAACGCAAGCTTAAGGAAGTAG
- the ihfA gene encoding integration host factor subunit alpha, with amino-acid sequence MGALTKADMAERLNEELGLNKREAKDMVELFFEQIRQALEHNEKVKLSGFGNFDLRDKNARPGRNPRTGEEIPITPRRVVTFKPGQKLRARVEAYAGERTQDE; translated from the coding sequence ATGGGAGCACTGACGAAAGCCGATATGGCTGAACGGCTCAATGAAGAGCTGGGACTTAACAAGCGGGAAGCCAAGGACATGGTCGAGCTGTTTTTCGAGCAAATCCGTCAGGCTCTCGAACACAACGAAAAGGTTAAGCTGTCCGGTTTTGGAAATTTCGATCTGCGGGATAAAAATGCCCGGCCAGGTCGAAACCCCAGAACCGGTGAGGAAATACCCATAACACCCCGTCGGGTTGTGACTTTTAAACCCGGCCAAAAACTCAGGGCAAGAGTTGAGGCCTATGCTGGAGAACGAACTCAGGACGAGTGA